The Anopheles gambiae chromosome 2, idAnoGambNW_F1_1, whole genome shotgun sequence genomic sequence TAATTTACGCGATCAAACTAACCTAGTACAGGGATTTTCCTATGTATCGGTTTAGGACGACGATGAAAAATGatgacaaaaagaaacaacacaaTGAGAGCAAGCAATGATTGCttataaaataaacaagatACACTGCAACTGTCACTATTCGACTCTCTTCTAAGGCGACTCATCGTAATGATCTTCGTGGCCTTTTAATCCTAAACATCTCTTTATGAATACTAAACTACTTAACAAGCTTGTATACACGCAGTATAAATTCCGTAGATGTACCTATCGCTATACTACCTCCATCTACTCGTAAAGAATACTCAAGGCACTACTAAACTTCTCGTGCAGCACCCAATACCAATGACTCGGTATGAGATCTGACTTCTGTAGATTGTGATGTCATTTAAAGATCCCATAGAATGAAGATGGTTAAAAAAGGAGATATAGTCTACAACTACTGTTGCGATAAATCATTGACGCTTGCAGCTAAAGAACTCTAGTTATTCAGGCACGCTATCAACGTGCGTTTCGGAACAAAGGCAATAGGTTCATTCCATCTCCAAATGCAACGATCAGAACAAGGTTCGAACGGGAAAAGGTAAGTTCATTCGTAAATAGCTAGTTCGTAAAGAAATACCTGATAAAGACCCTCTTCTAttagaaaataaatgtttagattaggcatgtgtaaaatgaacgagaatcgcaccgttcgaacagttcggtaaagtgcacgaacgaacgaggttcttaacaaaaagaacgaccaggacttttggaagaaactgactacaccgaacgcgttcgaacgttccgttcagtgttcgacggcacacataaatgtggtaataaaacgtgcaaaatcattttgctttctcgctctttctcgcaccgtgcgaacgggtcgtcagagatcaaaatgtaccctgttggtgttgaaatcgtacccatacaactcaattcctcgaacgccgtcgaatttgtccagcagtgttcgatacgtgtgctgttggtgtggaaatcgtatctatacgactgaattcatcgaacgcgttcgaattggtgttcgatctgtgttctgttggtgtataaatcgtacctacacaactgaattcatcgaacgcgttcgaactggtgttcgatctgtgttctgttggtgtgtaaatcgtacctacacaactgaattcatcgaacacgttcgaactggtgttcgatctgtgttctgttggtgtataaatcgtacctacacaactgaattcatcgaacgcgttcgaactggtgttcgatctgtgttctgttggtatggaaattatacctatacaattcaaaagatcgagcccgttcaaacggattagtcattgttcgcgaatgaactgaactgaattgattgcgctcatcatgttgatccatatttaagtagtttttttaaatagaatccttaagtgtgtataaggcatggggtacagtatcggacattaagataggacccttttttttcaatgcaccgtacacttgttttgccacgttacttgtgtttgtgtgtgtgtatgtgtgtatgtgtgtgtgtatgtgtgtatgagtgtgtgtgtgtatgtatgtgtgtctgtgtgtgtgcatgtgtgtgtgtgtgtgtgtagtagtagaaagagagtgtgctttttaatgtgtatttgcaagtgcgcgtgtttgtgtctgaaatacatagcttgccatgatgtcatattgcgttgaaattattcttattatgtgtgttatcatgtgaaacattgtgcgtttacacttggataaaaactaaagtttgcatcgacagcagcgcttgttcctcggacgaaaatgcaggtgtgctgtttcatgaatgtgaatgcgacaccggtgcgaaatggacacacgcacaatagcaatgaactcggcattccctcacaggtgtttctccagtgcacgccattgaaaggccttcgtgcatctctgcgttgcacgttgtgtgcgaatggtaaactttgtgcgttcattgagctggcgcgcagttgttcttttcaatgggcgttttgtttcatgagcgcggcagtattcttttctcgattttgaagggaagacgcttactcgcgtactcgttgatagtttttatccatgcgatgttttcgctgctccataACGATGTagttcatcgcgtatagaagtagaacgcaggcagagcacgggatcagccgtgtccaagtttttaaccagcgcgttcttgacggtccaagcaagcaatgttagtaacaatgggtcgaggtaaacgttgtaccgatcatcagcgccatatgtaaaagcgaatggctgctgctggcattaagcgcaaaaggatcgagttcgtaatggaacgatcgcgcacttttgtggcaaacgcgcttcggacaaccgaaacgtgcttagacaactgaaacgcgcttggacaaccgaaacgcgcaagtcaaccggacgtcctcagaagaccacggcgaaagaagaccgtaacattgttaatatatcgaaaacacactaatcgcgagggcggtggtcctgcttatcacaccgaaaacctaacccaaaacacaaaaaaactacttacaaatctatccgaaacgtcctacttgtgaaacaaacacacacatcaatacacattcaaacatacatccacacacacacacacacatgcacacacacatacacacacacacacacacacacacacacacacacacacacacacacacacacaaacacacatacacacacacatacacacacacacaaacacaaacacatacaaaccacacataaacttggcccaacgggtgcacggtgcgttaaaaaaccaatgccctatctttctgtccgatactgtacaatatatgcaggagacatttttgctcgtattagttttttacatgctagtttttggtcggttttgcgatggattgtgttgaccagacagccgagtgtttaatgtttttaaatgattggttttaaccgcagaatgagtacttctttggctacagtatgcgtctatggtgggtaaatgaaaaagataacgagcgttctttgtgaataaaaacctcatgaaacaaagaacgaaagaatcgtcgttcgcgttcggttctttttggtgagcgaactagttcgttcgcgttcggtgaaaagaatcgttttgcccatgcctagtttaGATCTAAGATgtccaaaattaaaataacgaATGTGTCCAACTCCTTGACCGCACTGGTTGGCCTACAAGTCAAAGGGTTCAACACTCCTGAACGAGGTGCTATCAGCCTTCTTCGTTTGATGTGTTGATTAGTATTTTTTGcgacacgagagtgtcttgtCAAATGATATTACAAAGCGTATTTAGATCGCATTCAACACTCTTTGTAATgatattaaaattatatttataaaTTGTGGACTATGATGTGATGTGTAATGCTGATGATGTGTAATGACTAAACTACGTGACTGGCTATACAAGTTTCATAAATTTAAAGATTTATCctaaaacaattgaaattcTATGAGTATGCTTTCAACTTCAATGCCAATTTTTCAAAACGCATTTAATGGTCGGAGCTTTTCTGTAAACCACAAATTCAGGTTGGAAAGTTCTGTGGGTAAAATGCGGTTTGGGAGTTGAATCTAACATCATTTGGCTACAACTGTTGTCAACATATAATGTCTACTATGGTAAATAAGTCAGCTTATAATTGTAACAAGAAGATGATTaaaattttctttcaaaagAACTTTCTCAATAGTCTATAAAAAAgaattatgaaaaataaaaatccaaaTCGTTGTATCGTTGTATGAATATTTGTGATTTGTGGATTTGTATTTCTGTTGTATAGTACTGGAATATATGTTTCGCAGACtatgctgtttaaaaaaaaaagaacaaaactgTTTCagtgttatttgttttatatttgtattttttaaaataattcttcATATCCTTATAACTATTCTGGCATAACTATACATTCTTAAGAATCTTTAACACTTTTAGAACACCCTTTCCCATGATACTCCCCGAAAATATTTGTCCATGCTTAATACTAGCAGTCCTTTTAAACTCTCAAACTATAGTATAAGCGAGTGCTTCCAAACAATAGTTCCGAACGTCAGTTGCAATGACTTTATCACGATCGATAGTATATGCTATCAACACGATCACTGGGTTTTATATTCAAAAATGGCAGTGGTGTGTGTAGAGAACAATCTCTAGTACCCAAAGACATGTGTCGCGTACATTGGCATTAGCATAGCCGCAGCAGCGGCCGCGGCAGCCGACGCAGGCATTAGCCCGTACGTGTACCGTTCCTGAGGCAAGTGAGTTTTACTATGCTTCTTGAGATGATCCCGGCGGCCAAATTTTTTCCCACATGTCTGACAACCGTAGGGTCGGATACCGGTATGAATACGTTTATGGCGTGTTAGCTCCTCATTCCGGGTGAAGGTTTTACTGCAACTGGGCTCATCACACTTGAACGGTCGCTCTCCTAGTAGAGGTAAAGTAACGTAATGCAGATGTTAGTTTGAATGTAGGAAACCAATGAGGCTTTGAAAATTGTGCACTTTGTACAAAATACCTACCAGTATGAATTCGAATATGTCCCTTGAGCTGGCCATTGTTGGAAAATGCTACATCACAGTGCGGACACTTAAACTTCTTTGGCCGCTGTTTGCGACTGGCCAGCAGTTTTGCCTTAGCGTCCTCACTCAGAACACGCATATACTCTTGCTCCATTTGGTCGTACGTAAATCCGAGTGGATCGATCATTGGCGGTAAACCGGCTGCTCCGAAAGCTCCCATTGGCCCCGAAACTCGCGGTGCCTCCGCGTGTATTTGCGTCGGGAGTGGATGTTCGGCaagctggagctgctgctgctgatagcAGTAGTGGTAGTACGCGGCCACATCCGCTGAAGGATAATGCAACATGGAGGGATCCGACGGGATTGCAACGTTTGTTCCGAGATTAGCACTTAATTTCACGGGACTGTGATTGTAGTCCATTGGTTCCGATTTAATCGTCTGTTCACTTTCACTGTCACTGTAACAGTCCGACTCTTCATCACTAACACGGCTTGGGCTTGGCTCGCTGCGCGTTCCCGAAGGCACTTCCAACTTTGCCTCCTTACCGTCCCATGGACGGAACAGCCGTGAGTACGTCTGAGGTGGCGTTAGTGCTTTGGCCGACATGTTGTTCACTTTTGCGATACTTCGATCCAGCGAATACGGTCTACAAATACTCTAGCGCACGAGCTACACGAGATGTTTACACTTGGCAAGCCGGCACCAAAATGAGATGAGCAAGCGGGGGAACTGACAAATTTAAACGAAAATGCGTTCCCAAAATCCTGGCGCGAGGATTCGAGCGAGAAGGACCGATTGTACTCG encodes the following:
- the LOC1274663 gene encoding early growth response protein 1-A; this translates as MSAKALTPPQTYSRLFRPWDGKEAKLEVPSGTRSEPSPSRVSDEESDCYSDSESEQTIKSEPMDYNHSPVKLSANLGTNVAIPSDPSMLHYPSADVAAYYHYCYQQQQLQLAEHPLPTQIHAEAPRVSGPMGAFGAAGLPPMIDPLGFTYDQMEQEYMRVLSEDAKAKLLASRKQRPKKFKCPHCDVAFSNNGQLKGHIRIHTGERPFKCDEPSCSKTFTRNEELTRHKRIHTGIRPYGCQTCGKKFGRRDHLKKHSKTHLPQERYTYGLMPASAAAAAAAAMLMPMYATHVFGY